One Cucumis sativus cultivar 9930 chromosome 1, Cucumber_9930_V3, whole genome shotgun sequence DNA segment encodes these proteins:
- the LOC101212403 gene encoding DNA-directed RNA polymerases I and III subunit RPAC2 translates to MEHGSFTDETKSTFSMADEDHTLANALRCTLNQDPRVTFCGYSIPHPSDNRVNIRVQTTGDPAREVLKDACQNLMVVCQHVRNTFDKAVLDFNLTKPKEKPVGDINIK, encoded by the exons aTGGAACATGGATCCTTTACAGATGAGACCAAATCAACATTTTCTATGGCTGATGAAGATCATACACTTGCAAATGCTCTCAGATGCACTTTGAATCAAGA TCCAAGAGTGACATTCTGTGGGTATAGCATCCCTCATCCTTCAGATAATCGAGTTAATATTAGAGTCCAGACAACAG GTGATCCTGCTAGAGAAGTTTTGAAAGATGCTTGTCAGAACTTGATGGTGGTGTGTCAGCATGTGAGGAACACATTTGACAAGGCTGTGCTTGATTTCAATCTCAccaaaccaaaagaaaaacctgTGGGAGACATTAATATCAAATAG